TACGACTTTTTGGAGTGGACTCAATTATTAATACTTCAATAATAATAGATTCTAACGGAATTTTTATGTTGAAAGAGATTTTTATTTCATTTGATCTAATAGTGAAAATCATCTACATTAAATTTTATAATTCAAATTATAAGTGACTCGTCCTAAAAAAAGTTTACAGGTTAATACTTAAATCCTGATATAAGTTTACACTTATAATTTAATCCTGTAATTGATTTACAATAATAGGATTTTTTTATAATATTTTTTCCATAATTTCTCTTTTTTTATTTTGTTGAATTTGTTATTCAACATTTTATCAGCAATTCCGCTTAGCGAGGTCTTTTATTATATTTCCTTAAACAAATTCACCATTTCAATTGCTGAAACTGCAGCATCAAATCCTTTATTACCTGCTTTTGTACCTGCTCTCTCAATAGCTTGTTCAACGGTATCAGTAGTAAGAATACCATATATTATAGGTATTTCGGTTTTTAATGCAACAAGTGCAATTCCTTTTGAAGCTTCATTAGCAACATAATCAAAATGAGGAGTTGCTCCTTTTATAACTGCACCTAAGCATATTATTGCATCATATTTAGCTGATTTAGCCATTTTTTTAGCTATAACAGGTATTTCAAAAGAACCTGGGGCCCAGGCTATTTCAATATTATTTTCATCTGTTCCGTGACGCTTTAAAGCATCTAAAGCTCCTGATAAAAGCTTGCTACTGATAAATTCATTAAATCTCCCAACAATAATACCGAATTTCATTTCATTTGCATCTAATTTTCCTTCAAATATTTTCATAGTTTATGTTATTAATAAATATTTATAATAATTTAAGTTGTATATTTTATTTTAATTAGTATCTGCACGAAAACTAATTCCTTTATTATTATTCGTCATTGCGAACGCCTGCCTGTCCGGTCAATGTCAATAAGTTAATAGATTCCGCATCAAGTGCGGAATGACAGGAACTGTAAAACGGTACTTCTACATGTCATTCCTGCGAAAGCAGGAATCTATTAAATTATTTAACTTATTGACATTGGCCTGTCCGGCAGGCAGGCTTCGTCGTTCCTCCTCGCAATGACGACTAAAAGTATGGACTTTATTAATACTCTAAGTAATTATACATGAAACTCACTGAATTTTAAAATATGTCCTAATTTTTCTTTTTTTGTCTTTAAGTAAAACAGGTTTTTTTCATTAGAATAAATTTCAATAGGTATTCTTTCAACCACCTTAAGTCCAAAGCCAAAGATACCGGAAATTTTCTTAGGATTATTGGTCATTAATTTTAATTCTTTAGCTCCGAGGTCTGCTAATATTTCAGCACCAATACCGTAATCTCTTAAATCGGCTGGAAAGCCAAGTGCTTCATTTGCTTCAACAGTATCCATTCCGTTATCCTGCAAATGATAAGCCTTTAGTTTATTTAACAGTCCTATTCCCCTGCCTTCTTGTCGCATATACAAGAAAATACCTCTTCCTTCCTTGCCAATTCTTCTTAATGCTTCGTATAATTGTTCGCCGCAATCACATCTTAAAGAGCCGAACACATCACCTGTTAAACATTCGGAATGTACTCTTACCAAAACAGGTTCATTGCTTGTAACATCTCCCATTACCAAAGCAAGATGATGTTCATTGTTAATTTTATTTATATAACTATAAGCTGTGAATTCGCCAAATTTGGTTGGCATTTTAACTTCAGATATTCTTTCAATTAATATCTCATGCTTTCTTCTGTATTCAATAAGATCGGCAATTGTAATTAATTTTAAACCATGCTTTTT
This genomic interval from Bacteroidales bacterium contains the following:
- a CDS encoding bifunctional 3,4-dihydroxy-2-butanone-4-phosphate synthase/GTP cyclohydrolase II; this translates as MNKFNSIEEAIEDIKTGKMVVVVDDRRRENEGDLIIAADKITPKAINFMVKNGGGLICMPVIKERLQELNIGMMVANNTDTHQTAFTISIDAADSTTGISAQERAATILKVLDKKSKPDDFNRPGHIFPLEYKEGGVLIRAGHTEASVDLAKLAGLYPAGVICEIMNEDGSMARVPELINYVKKHGLKLITIADLIEYRRKHEILIERISEVKMPTKFGEFTAYSYINKINNEHHLALVMGDVTSNEPVLVRVHSECLTGDVFGSLRCDCGEQLYEALRRIGKEGRGIFLYMRQEGRGIGLLNKLKAYHLQDNGMDTVEANEALGFPADLRDYGIGAEILADLGAKELKLMTNNPKKISGIFGFGLKVVERIPIEIYSNEKNLFYLKTKKEKLGHILKFSEFHV
- a CDS encoding 6,7-dimethyl-8-ribityllumazine synthase → MKIFEGKLDANEMKFGIIVGRFNEFISSKLLSGALDALKRHGTDENNIEIAWAPGSFEIPVIAKKMAKSAKYDAIICLGAVIKGATPHFDYVANEASKGIALVALKTEIPIIYGILTTDTVEQAIERAGTKAGNKGFDAAVSAIEMVNLFKEI